A genomic region of Gemmata massiliana contains the following coding sequences:
- a CDS encoding PEP-CTERM sorting domain-containing protein, whose product MATRRTRLKKKMKQLIPAVTVTLTTVPFAVWSSSAQAFFPPVWGSPPVTVVPPVSPPPIIVVPPVSPPPFVPPVVPPVIVPPVVPPPVIVPPTCPPPPCGVPEPGTIVGGVIGLAAAAGYGFRRRDGKKPE is encoded by the coding sequence GTGGCAACTCGGCGCACACGACTCAAGAAGAAGATGAAGCAACTGATCCCCGCCGTGACCGTGACGCTTACCACGGTCCCGTTCGCGGTGTGGTCGTCGTCGGCGCAGGCGTTCTTCCCGCCGGTGTGGGGCAGCCCCCCGGTCACGGTGGTTCCGCCGGTCAGCCCGCCGCCCATTATCGTGGTGCCGCCGGTGAGCCCGCCGCCGTTCGTGCCGCCGGTGGTACCGCCGGTGATCGTACCGCCGGTCGTACCGCCGCCGGTGATCGTGCCGCCGACGTGCCCGCCCCCGCCGTGTGGCGTGCCGGAGCCGGGTACGATCGTGGGTGGAGTGATTGGGCTGGCCGCAGCCGCGGGCTACGGGTTCCGCCGGCGCGACGGGAAGAAGCCGGAGTGA
- a CDS encoding XrtA system polysaccharide deacetylase, with translation MSAMREIVQSPYRPLGTTSVSTGASALTRTGSSPAVRVANVISFDVEEHDRIEAAVGLPCSPELKANYAARMEAATRRLLDQLAAAKVTATFYIVGEIARNHPKLVRDIFAAGHEIGSHSWDHRRIHQFTPASFREDLRKSKDVLEQTIGATVFGFRAPTFSLMRETWWAIDALAECGFEYDSSIFPVRHDRYGLPTAPRVPFVAQGREREILELPPLTYRVAGMNLPVAGGGYFRLFPLAVMRAGLRQAARSEVPQVGMLYFHPWEFDPDQPKLPLGRLARWRTYVGVGRTTDRLAQLLGEFRFRRAIDTVRELRANSDDLPRFQVDATDAASV, from the coding sequence ATGAGCGCAATGCGAGAGATCGTGCAATCGCCTTACCGCCCTCTGGGAACCACGAGCGTGAGTACGGGCGCGAGTGCCCTCACTCGCACCGGAAGTTCCCCGGCCGTTCGCGTGGCAAACGTCATCAGCTTTGATGTCGAAGAGCACGACCGGATCGAGGCCGCGGTGGGGCTGCCGTGCTCCCCGGAACTGAAGGCCAACTACGCGGCCCGAATGGAAGCCGCCACACGGCGGTTGCTCGACCAGCTCGCGGCAGCGAAAGTCACGGCCACCTTCTACATCGTCGGCGAGATCGCCCGGAACCACCCGAAGCTCGTGCGAGACATCTTCGCGGCCGGGCACGAAATCGGGTCGCACAGTTGGGACCACCGCCGCATCCACCAGTTCACACCGGCGAGCTTCCGCGAAGACCTGCGTAAAAGTAAGGACGTCCTGGAACAAACGATCGGCGCGACAGTATTCGGGTTCCGCGCGCCGACCTTCAGTTTGATGCGCGAGACGTGGTGGGCGATCGATGCACTCGCTGAGTGCGGTTTCGAGTACGACAGTTCCATTTTCCCGGTGCGCCACGACCGCTATGGTCTGCCGACCGCGCCGCGAGTGCCGTTCGTTGCACAGGGTCGTGAGCGCGAGATCCTCGAACTCCCGCCGCTGACGTATCGTGTTGCTGGGATGAACCTGCCGGTCGCAGGGGGCGGGTACTTCCGCCTGTTCCCGCTCGCGGTGATGCGTGCGGGGCTGCGACAAGCGGCGCGCTCGGAAGTGCCACAAGTGGGGATGCTGTACTTCCACCCGTGGGAGTTCGACCCGGACCAGCCGAAGCTCCCGCTCGGGCGCCTCGCGCGCTGGCGCACTTACGTCGGGGTCGGGCGCACAACGGACCGGCTCGCGCAACTTTTGGGCGAGTTCCGGTTCCGCCGCGCGATTGACACCGTGCGCGAACTTCGCGCGAACAGTGACGATCTGCCGCGGTTCCAGGTCGATGCGACTGATGCAGCTTCGGTTTGA